One window of the Trifolium pratense cultivar HEN17-A07 linkage group LG2, ARS_RC_1.1, whole genome shotgun sequence genome contains the following:
- the LOC123905578 gene encoding uncharacterized protein LOC123905578 has protein sequence MLVWILWNNRNNWVWNNVKDSGQQLCGKAMHLWNEWDAVQQIRDRNNSRPQVHQQNTQWKQPEFGWLKCNVDAGFHIEQGVTSAGWCVRDYLGQFVLAGTSWIKGKCSIIDGEALALFEAMKELERWGLTNVIFETDSKSVVDAIRCSYVGLSDFSILMCKIKQLLSLHLNFEVSFTK, from the coding sequence ATGCTAGTGTGGATCTTGTGGAATAATAGAAACAATTGGGTTTGGAATAATGTGAAAGATTCGGGGCAACAACTATGCGGTAAAGCGATGCATTTGTGGAATGAATGGGACGCGGTTCAGCAAATTCGCGACAGGAACAACAGCAGACCGCAAGTACATCAGCAGAATACACAGTGGAAACAACCAGAATTTGGATGGCTCAAGTGCAATGTTGATGCAGGTTTTCACATCGAGCAAGGTGTTACAAGCGCGGGATGGTGTGTTAGAGATTACTTGGGTCAGTTTGTGCTAGCTGGTACATCATGGATTAAAGGGAAATGTTCCATAATTGACGGGGAAGCTCTTGCCTTGTTTGAAGCTATGAAGGAGTTGGAGCGTTGGGGTCTCACTAATGTCATATTTGAAACAGATTCTAAGAGTGTAGTGGATGCAATACGCTGTTCATATGTTGGCCTTTCTGACTTTAGTATTTTAATGTGTAAAATTAAGCAATTGTTGTCTTTACATTTAAA